The window CTCAAATATTGTGTTTATCACTTTACTTTTCTAAGCCTATATAAATAATAACACCATATGTTAATTTGTTGCGTTGAGGGGAAAAAAATCTTATATGTTGCTTATTGCTATATTCATGTGTTGATCATAATGGGAACATAACATTAAACGTTATAAAATAGATGACTCATTTGAAACGGTTTTTGAgcagccgtgcaacgcacgggctcaaaacctagtatAACTATATACAATGAAAATTTGTCCACCTGCAAAGAAACATGGTGACCCTTTGCTTGTTTTAAATAATATTTCACTTTCATATTTTAACcaacaaaatattatttttagtaaatataaataagatttaatttttTATTTCATGATGTAAAGTATAAAAATAAAGGGGGACAAAatgtaaatgtgtatacatatagagTTGGAATTAGATGAGATATATAGGATTAAAATTAGGATATAAATTGAATGCCAAATTTAAATGTATTACTGATATCGGTATATCTCCAACTCCAAAATAAATATCTTAGCCATAAAACCCTAGATAATAATCAGATACTTTGGTTTACTCGTTTATATATTAATGCAATAAAATGCCCCTGTTCCTCTCAGCTGGTGTGGTTCTTGTTTGCAGGTATAACTTGATCCTAGTTGTAATTAGTTGTTTTTCGTTTGAATCTTATATACGAAATAGATAGAAACAGATTGGATTGGTTGAGTTTTGATAACCAAATGGCTATAGTTATTAATCAAGCATAAATATCTGTAGAATTAAAACGTGCTACTCCATATTATGTAAAGGTTTGGGTTGTCAATATCGGAATGCGTGTCTCGTTGTCTGTTATGATCATCATAATAAGTTGATGTTATTGTGGTAGAAAATTTGGTTTTCAAGACAATATGAAAAGCTTAAAACTTTGGAAGAAGATTAAACAGATGATATCAATTCAATAATTTTTAGGGAGTAGTTTTTTTTTATTGATAGGTGGGTTTATATAACAGTTTCTGTACTTTTAAACGAATACACGAGGACTTTGAACAGCTATTAATTTACTAGAGTTTATGCGTAATAGTTTCCATAGCATTATTGTATAAGGTGGCTTCTCTTGTAGTGTAGCGTCTCGTTTACAGGTATAACTTGATCCTAGCTTGGCTTGAATGTTTTGTTAGAATTGTATATTAGATAGGAACATATCGGATTTGTTGAGTTATGATTAATGAATGGTTATAGTTGGATGTGTCTTGTTGTCTGTTATGATCATAATTGTGGTAGAAATTGGTTTTTATAGTTGTTGATTTTAAAATGGGTACTAtgtgactactaacatttataacaCTGTATTGATTGATTTTAGCGACCTTGTTAAAAGGTTTGAGTTGGGCCATATTTTATACGCATCCGATTCAGTAGTAGTAATGGAAAAAGAAGGTAATGGGCCGGTTGCCAAACCAGTTGAAGATGGTGCACATGTTTCCATATCAGTTCAAGATGATGTCACATCACATTCCTCCTCGAACACCATCAATCCAGAGTAAGTTAATTGATCTCTTCCTATCCCTATCTTCTCACCTTCATCTGCTAAGGTTGTTCAAAAAGGTTTATACTTTTAGATATTAATGGAGGTTATTTGCAACATATGGATCTTGGATTTCAGGATTCCAGCATACGCACGTATCTTGGTGTATATGTATTTTTGCTCTGCGACTGTTTTGATGTTTGTTCGCACTGTTCAAAACGATAAGAAATCACCACTTCACGTGAATGGTGTTTTATTGAACTTTTCTGGTGTACCATTATGTGTTACCATATTGGTAACGGGTATTTTGAAATGTGCAAATTACTTTGAATTCTCATGGATGAGGGATATTCATTACACTATCTTAAAGTGTATTAGTTACTGCTCTGCAAGTCTCTCCCTCTTGTTACTTGTGATGGTGTTAATCATCCCGGTCAAACTCAGTTGGAATGGATTTTTAGTGGCGTCTGTAATCCTTGGTATTGTAATTGCAGACTTCAATTCGCATTATGATAAAAGTTTCGAGCAAGAGAAAATCTACACCATAACCTTTTTCATATTATTGTCAGTGCCTCTTTTATTTGTGTTGGTGATCTTCCTCCCCATCAACCTCAACTGGATTGTGTGGATGGTTTATGCTTTAATCTTTCAATTGAACTTATTCTGGTtgctatatgattatattaaacatTAACTTTAGCTTTCTGGTTAAGTCCTTAGATAGTTAATTAGCTTTGTGGAGTCATGTTAGTTAGTTGAAAaagttgttttttatttttttaattttttttgtaagCATGTAAATGTAAAGGGTACAGACTTCAATATTCCATTTGTGATTTTCTGATGCAATAACTTGTACATATATTACTTTGAATGTTATACAATAATATATACTCTAGACGATAAATCTTTTATACGAGCTATATTATACTATTAATTGTGAACATAAAGAGTAACCTACTTAATCTTTAATAGCAAAATGTGCCTCGTTATCTTTCTTTCTGCCCAACCAAAACGAGATGCCATAAATATCAAAATTGTCTATGGTATAGTAATCAAGATATCTGTTGTTTTGGTATTCACCCCAACAAGGATAATGCATACTCCCTTTCATGGGTGACACTATATAAGCTCTAATTAAGTCAATATATGTGACAAAAGCTTAAATTTTTAGCAAAATGTACAATGTTACTAGAAGTGATAAGGAAAAATGTATtacattttttaaaattttgttgttgTGTGTTTGAATAATCAATATGCAGTTGGGGATGCTACATGTGGAAATGGTTATGATACGTTAGCAATGGTCAATATGGTGGCTGATGAATCCTGATAAGGTGTTGATAGTGCACCTGGAGCAGATAACAGTCTACAATGTCAAGCCCCACAAGCTCAGGACCACAGGCTCAACTATTGTTATGGGCTTTGGCCATTTTGCTCAATAATTGTTATGGATTTAGGGAAATtccccaaaatacacttttttaaaaagttttattccaaaatacactttttccaaaaaaattgtctatttacaccattaggtcgaccacCCTTTGGGTCGACTACCCCTTTACCCGGTCGACCACACCATATTTCAATGTGGTCGACCCCCGTTTATAACTGGCAAGGTCGACTAACATGTGTTATCGGTCGACCACTATATTCGACCCCAAAAAACACGGGCGACCTTAATGATGGTCGAGTATACAAAAAGACACTGAAATAGCGAGTTCACAAAATTCAAATTACAACTTTAACAAAATTTTGCTCCACAAGCCCTAGATACGAACCCTGATTCATCAACCCTGATTCATTGCATATTCAATCAAGAGATCCCTTCAATAGTTTGTAGATAAACCCTAAATCCATCGTCAGTGTATCTATTTCGTTAGATTCAATCAAGAGATCCCTTCAAAGATAGGTAAAACCTTATTTCGTTGGTGTATCTATATGTTAGTTtatctgtatgtgtatatatgtgtatatatgtatatgtatgtatgggtccctgtatgtatatgtatatgtgtgtatggatgtatttgtatgtgtgtatatgtcagtatatgtatatgtatatgtatatgtatatgtatatgtatatgtatatgtatatgtatatgtatatgtatatgtatatgtatatgtatatgtatatgtatatttatatgtatatgcatatgtaactATAGATATACATAGGGATCCCATATACATATCTCCCATTTTTTTTTGCTATagtgtatatatctgtatatggtGATATGGTGATGGGGATCCCTTAGATAGGTCAGAAGATCACTTGCATACTCGACCAGTCAAAGGGTCGAATGCCAAAAAATCAACTATAGTCGACCCCATATTGGGTCGACTATAGTTGAATAAAACTATAGTCGACCAGAATGAAGGTCGACTATAGTTTATTTGCTTTTCAATTGTATGTACATGTATAGttaaatgtatgtatgtatgtatgtatgtatgtatgtatgtatgtatgtatgtatgtatgtatgtatgtatgtgtatctatattaacatttatgtataatgacattatcattgtcTGATTACAGGTTTGGTTCGAGGCCAAGGTCACCATTCGAAGCAAGATGTCTCTTATTCGGGAGATTAAGAAGAAACTCACTCCGGCTCAGATAAAGATTTTCAGAGAGACGTGTTTTGGTCATTGGTTAGATATATAAAGTGTGATAACAATGATCCTggatacatacattgcttattaatGAATCAGATTGACCGTCCAAAAAACTTTGTAATCAACGGACGCGAAATATGTGAGGAGCCAGAAGAGCTATGGTTTCGAGTTACCCGAGACCATGTCATTAGGTGTGGTATACGTGAGTTTTGCTTGGTTACCGGGATGCTGTTTGGTCCAGTTACATCTTTTATAGATTGGATAGGTCAAGAGAGGTCTGATTTTGACCACTCGGTTTCATCTCGTGTTTTTAGTAAACGACATAGTGGTCCCCGTCATCTTTCAGAGTTTCACGAAGCCTTTTTTAAAGACGAGTTGAAAGGAACTGACAAGGATAAGGTCATAGTCGCCATTGCGTTGATAATTAACTTATGCTTCCTTGGGAAGCAGTTGCGGGATGGTGTAAACGATGACATGCTTCTTTTATTAGAGGACTTTGAGTTGATGAACAAGTATCCGTGGGGTTCTTTCTTATGGACCAAACTTTACAATAGTTTGCATCACGTGTTAGTACCTTATAAAGAGAGGGTAGCAGATAAAACCCGGAAGGGGGTAATGACATACCATTTGAGCGGCTTCACTTGGGCGTTTAAGGTAGTAATCTGTACTTTTAAATTTTAAGCAATTAACATGTTTCATATTTAACCAAATTTGGTTTTTGTTTGAAGATGTAGATATGGGAGGCATACAAACACCGAATAGAAGCATATGCTTTCAAACCGGAAAGTGATGGCATACCTCGTGGAATCCACTGGAAACGGAAGAAGAAAGTCATGGGATGGAATGAGTACGTTGAGTTGATGCAACTCCCGGTGAGTATAATTATACCAAAAAGTTTATGTATGtgttatgtttatatgtatatgtatatgtatatgtatatgtatatgtatatgtatatgtatatgtatatgtatatgtatatgtatatgtatatgtatatgtatatgtatatgtatatgtatatgtatatgtatatgtatgtgtatatgtaactgtatatgtatatgtaactgtatatgtaactgtaactgtatatgtatatgtatatgtatatgtatatgtatatgtatatgtatatgtatatgtatatgtatatgtatatgtatatgtatatgtatatgtgtatgacaGGATGATATCCCGGACGAAGAACGACCTCTCAATCGTTTGAGGCCCACCAAGACAGAGGTTAAGTGTGAGTGGTGGGTTGCTAGTATAAACTATTTCAAGAACCCCGATGCTAAAGTACCGGTGAAGAAAGTTGATGATCCGAAGAAATTTGATGATGAGACGAAGGAGTTGACGGATATGATTAAGAATTTGACAAAGAGATTAGATGATCAGGAAAACAAACATGCCAAGGAGATTAAGGTGATGAGTGATCGGGTTGAGGCTGGCATCCGTGTTACACGTGAGACACTAAAGATAGTGCAGGGTTTACATGTTTCTAGAGGCATCCATCGGACAAGTATTTTAAAACTCCATTCTATGATACAAAacctataacaacaacaacaataagtaCTGGTAATTTCTaattatataattcatttattgtGCAAGTTGATAATTTATATAGAGTATAAAATGTCCAGTGTGCAGATGAGTAGTCGACCCTTCAATGGATCGACTATCACCATATTTTCGTTGTAGTCGACCATTAATTAGGTCGACTATATTAAATTTATACTATAGTCGACCCTAATCAAGGTCgactatataaaaatatttttgttgaattattgttgtGTGTTTCTGTGATAGGATGATGGTGGTTTCATTGGTGGATATGTGTCAGATGTAGAAGTTCAAACAACCAAGAAAGATATGTTTGATAATGTGAAGGTTGCTTCACCGGTTTATGTGAGGAAAAGCAAAAGGGACCGTCGGGTTGCACGGGCAAGGATGTCTCCTTACGTTACACCGTCACAGATGATCAAAAAGGCTGGTAAAAGAAAGCCTGACATACCAGAGAAAGAAATCCCGATAAAACAACAGAAGACGGGGAGACTGAGGGCTCCGGTAGTGGCTGTTAATGTTATTCTAGAAATCATTGATGATTTGATTCATGGATCTGGACTTATCTACCCCGGACCTTCCACATTATATGATGATGAAAGGAATCTGGACGGCCCTAAGACACCGGAAGAGATGATGACTCCACATTATGAGTGCATTTCGGTATTTTTTTTTTTCGGGGCCTATCCGACAGATTTATATTCATCACTGACGAGTTTTGGGAGCGGATCTACAACAAATTTGAAGGCGGTTACTTAGATAACTTTGTAagtgttttataaacttattattaatatcgtaAATTTAACTTCGCTAACATGAGATTGACTAACTGTTTGTTAATTGCAGAATATTAATGGTTGGGGATCTATGTTGTTGTGGTGGAGCTACTGTTTAGATCAAATGGATTTTCAGCCGCTAAAGGACAGTCAAAGATGTACGATCATGCAGGTCGACATGATTAAGTGGATGGGAATTTTTAAAACGGGTGTAACACTTGACCCGAAATACACCAATCACAATATTACTTGTTATGCAGACGGTTCGAGACTCCCTTTCCCACATTGGTCGAAGTGTCAAAAGGTTATAAtgctttatacatatacatatacagtttaAATATGGTATACATAGACATATACATTCAGATTATAGTTATTTGTATAACTTTAAATTGTAGGTCCTATTCCCAACATGTTTGAAAGATGCGGATCACTGGGTGCTTATTGTGCTTAATCTTAATGATTTCACCGTCGTCATTTATGATAGTTTTGTGAAGCACAAATCAATTGACCACCGCGCTTATTATATTTCCGAGTTAGGTAAGTGTCTGCCAGAGTTTTTGAGGGCAATTAGCTACACTCCTCCACCACACGTCTCGATGCCATCTACATTTACGTATATCGACTCACCTCAGCAGTCAGGATATTACGGTGACTGTGTTTGCATACACATGGAGCGTGTATTTTGTGAGCTAACCTATCCATTTGAGGAAGATACTGCGAAGGTTGCATTGGAATACAAACACATGATGGGGAGGACATTCTTTAGATCTCGAATCGAAGTACGTAAAAGGTAGATCTAATGTTTGTGTTGGTATTGTATTTTGAACAGGTTATATAGTGTTGCTCATGTTGTATGTATTTGTAGTGTGTAGTTGTATATTAAGTCAGCAGGTTGAACATGTTCCATTGTAATGTTTGGACAGGCACATTTTGACTGGTCGACCACTAGTGTAAATTGTGGTCGACCACTGCTTAAATACACTATAGTCGACCCTGATGTGGGTCGACCACTTGACAAAAATGCTTTAGTCGACCACAAACTATGAAGTGGTCGACTACTACGATTTTCATGATTAAAAAGGCAACCTAGGTCCCACATTTAGATAACATTTCTTATCCTGATTAGCTACGATAGGAAATCCATCTTTCATGAATTTAATTGGATAATGTTAGATCCTTTTATTCCTTGTATCCTTTTGTACTCTATAAGTAATTCCCATAAGTAATACCATACTTGATCGATATTCAAACACACCAAATTCATATTCACACCAAATTAGTAGTTGAAGTTATTCAGAGGTCAGTTTGAGGTCATCACTTACTGGTGAGTAATACTTTTACATTTTTAGTGATGAGTAAGTTAAAGATATATATTTGTTCAGGAGGTTATTTTGATAATGTCAATAATCATATAGTTTATATGCCACTTAATTGTCCCAGAGTACCTTCGAAACTTCCAATCGCGCCAAACAAACCCTTTAAGCGTACGATTTTGTTAAAAAATGTGTTAAAAAGATCGATGtttcacaagatttagttatatctATGAAATACATTGTCGATAACTGTGTCTTAGATATCAATGACGATGAAGATGATTTTAATGATTTTTTGAATTTCGCCATCTCAAATCAACCCATTCACATATATCTAGAAGATATTACGAATTCAATGCATGTTTTAGGTTGAAACCTTACTAATCCTACTGACCAGTTCAACCTACAACAACAATACAATAATTAGTTAAACCTACAACATCCgaccaataatcagttcaacctacaacatcCTTTCAATAATCAGTACAGCCTTCATCATCCatccaataatcagttcaacctacatcagcaatccaataatcagttcaacctacatcatccatccaataatcagttcaacctacaacagtcatccatcaatcagttcaacctacaacatTCATCCATCAATCAGTACGACCTACAACACCAAACTGACAATCAATTCAACCTACACCACCCGTACACTGATCATTACAACCAACCACATCCATACACAAATTATTTGAACCTACAAAATTAATCTGTAAATCAATTCAACTTACAAACTCAAACTACAGATGAAATCAACCAACAAATACAATACACCAATTTGTTGAACCCACAACAACCACCAGTTGAAGAAAACGAAGATCCTTACATCGTTGACCTACCTACATCTGATCAAAGCGAATCCGAGCATGATGATATGGAAAATGTGAATCCAGTCAAACCAACAAAACACCCTTTTTCTAACTACATAGTTGATGAGGATGATGTTCCTGATAGTGATGATGAATACGAAGATGAATACGTCGATCTAACACAAACTTATGACCAGCCAATTAAGTATAATCACCAACCAGATGATATATTTTGGAACATGCCACCGTTACTGTAGAACACCCAACCCGAAATGAAACCTAGATAAATGACAATATATGAAACCTCAGATCTAGTTAAATTGAATCAGACTTTAGAATACAAGGAAGATTTTCTTATGCAATTACGTACAAAGTGTGTTACTGAAGGGTTCCAGATAAAACCAAAGTACTCAGACAAGTCAAGGTATACAGCTACATGCATATCACCAAATTGTTCATGGCAAATTACTGCTAGGTGTATACAAGATAGCAACAACTTTCAAGTACGGAAGTTGAATGATCTACACACGTGCTCaaatacccaaattcttccgaacaATAGGCATGCCACCAAGAAGGTCCTAGGGAATATATTGAAAGAGGTGATGAAACAAGAAGGTCGTGTCTATCGACCGAATGATATAAGGACTGATATGTCGGCGCGATTTAAAATAAGTCTATCATACCACCAAGCATGGAAAGCCAAATTTTACGCAATTGAGATGTTGAGGGGTAGTCTTGAAGATTCCTTTCAAATACTACCTAATTATCTATATAATCTTAGATTGTCTAACCCAGGTAGTGTAACCAACATTCGAACGGACAACAAAGGCAGATTTGTTATGAGTTACATGTCCATTGGTGCAGCGGTATGTTTAATGCTCTCTTCATTTACTTATTAATTTAACTCGTATTCATTAACAATGTTTCAATACTTTTATATGTAAACACGTTCGTTTGTTAACTATGCACGACCAGTTATCATAGTCGATGGGGCTCATTTAAAAAGTCGTTACTTGGGGACTAACTTGATTGCTGTCGCTATGGATGCTAACAATGGAATCCCTCCATTAGCCTACGATATTGGAGCAGGAAAGACCACCAATCATTGGACATGGTTTTTTGGTAATCTAAGAGACTCTCTACAGTCTTCAGGGTGTTGTATTGATAATCTTACCATTATATCTAACAGGGCACCTGCAATAGCTGCTGGCATATCAATTGTATTTCCAGAAGCATTTCATGCACTATGTGCTAGACATTTATTGGGAAACCTTAAAAGTGTGTCTAAAAGGGTTAAAATTTACGAGTGGCACTACTGGAAAATG of the Rutidosis leptorrhynchoides isolate AG116_Rl617_1_P2 chromosome 5, CSIRO_AGI_Rlap_v1, whole genome shotgun sequence genome contains:
- the LOC139846549 gene encoding uncharacterized protein; the protein is MPLFLSAGVVLVCSDLVKRFELGHILYASDSVVVMEKEGNGPVAKPVEDGAHVSISVQDDVTSHSSSNTINPEIPAYARILVYMYFCSATVLMFVRTVQNDKKSPLHVNGVLLNFSGVPLCVTILVTGILKCANYFEFSWMRDIHYTILKCISYCSASLSLLLLVMVLIIPVKLSWNGFLVASVILGIVIADFNSHYDKSFEQEKIYTITFFILLSVPLLFVLVIFLPINLNWIVWMVYALIFQLNLFWLLYDYIKH
- the LOC139848462 gene encoding uncharacterized protein, which codes for MTIYETSDLVKLNQTLEYKEDFLMQLRTKCVTEGFQIKPKYSDKSRYTATCISPNCSWQITARCIQDSNNFQVRKLNDLHTCSNTQILPNNRHATKKVLGNILKEVMKQEGRVYRPNDIRTDMSARFKISLSYHQAWKAKFYAIEMLRGSLEDSFQILPNYLYNLRLSNPVIIVDGAHLKSRYLGTNLIAVAMDANNGIPPLAYDIGAGKTTNHWTWFFGNLRDSLQSSGCCIDNLTIISNRAPAIAAGISIVFPEAFHALCARHLLGNLKSVSKRVKIYEWHYWKMCKAYRKSDFDHHYGILARRIPDSTRTLTTVGLNRWSRNHADLVRYAYLTTNSAESMNALSVHARKLPITMFLEFFRASVQQWFWENRNTADGLTTPVTSYVERKLGKRNRKSLTWTVKPISQVKFEVMDMKKRR